TTAAAAGCTTTAGAAGTTTTTACTATAAACTCAAGTAGTGAATTTGCAATTAGAGAGTTTATTTTAAAATATGAAAACCAAACTATGAATCAGATGAAACTTTGGGCAAAATCTAAAAATGAGCATATAAGAAGATTAGCAAGTGAAGGGTGTCGTCCACGACTTCCTTGGGCTATTGCTTTACCTAAATTTAAAGAAAATCCATCAAAAAGTTTTGAGATAATAGAACTTCTAAAAAATGATAAATCAAAATATGTTCAAAAATCAGTAGCAAATAATCTAAATGATATTTCAAAAGATAATCCAGAACTAGTAATAGAGTTTGTAAAAAATAATCTTGGAATCTCGAAAGAACTTGATTGGATTTGTAAGCATGGAAGTAGAACTTTACTTAAACTTGGTAATGAAAAAATTTTAGAACTTTTTGATTTGAAAAAAGCAAATCATATTAATATCACAAATTTTAGTTGTGATAAAGATGTAAGTTTAGGAGAAAGTTTAAATTTTTCTTTTGAGTTAAATTCAAATAAAACTATTGGAAATATTAGAGTTGAATATGTGATTTATTATTTAAAATTAAACAAAAGTTACTTTAGAAAAGTTTTTATGATAAGTCAAAATGAGATAAAATCAAGTTCTAAAAAATTTATAAAAAAACATAATATTAAAAATATGACAACAAGAAAACATTATGTAGGTAAACATTTTATCTCTTTATTGATAAATGGTGAAGAGTTTGTAAAAGAGGAGTTTTCTGTTTATGACACCAGCAATTAATCTATTAAAAAAATATAAATATGATTTTAAAATACACAAATATGACCATGACCCAGCTTGTACAAATTTTGGAAATGAAGCAGTTGAAAAGCTAGGGCTAAATGCAAACCAAGTTTATAAAACTTTGCTTGTAGAATTAAGTCCAAAAGAGTTGGTTGTTTGTGTTTTACCTGTTGCAAATCAATTAAGTTTAAAAGAAGTTGCAACTATTTTTGAAGTAAAAAAAGCACAAATGGCTTTAAAAGATGAAGCACAAAAAGTAACTGGATATTTGCTTGGAGGGATTTCTCCTTTAGGACAAAAGAGAGTTTTACGAACAGTTTTAGATGAAAGTGTAAGAGATTTTAAGACGATTTTTATAAGTGGTGGAAAAAGAGGATTGGATATTGAAGTAAATCCAAAAGATTTAGAAGAGATTTTAAAAGCAAAAGTTGGTAGAATAACTTTATAACAACAAAAGGAGTTATTATGACAAAAAATAAAGGTGAACCTAGTTTAGAAAAAATTGATGATTATAATGGAAATGAATCAAAACAAAAAAGAAATACTGTAAGACTAATTGTGATTTTACTTTTAGTTTTTGGAGCAGTTTTAACATATTTAAAACAACCAAATGTTGAAGAGGGAAAAGTGATAGAACAAAAAACACAAATCCCAGCAAAATAAGAGGTTTTAACCTCTTATTTTAAATATTTTTTCCAAATAATCTTTTAAGACTATTAAAAAAACTCCAAAAAGTATTAAAAATATTCCTATAATCAAAGCAAACGATATCTTTTCTCCAAATATTAGAACTCCAATTATAACCGCTGTTAATGGTTCTAATGCTCCTAAAATAGATGCACTAGTTGAACCTATAATTTGAATTGATTTAACTAGAAGAAGTAAAGATATAATTGTTGGAATAAGTGCTAAAAATAGGGTATAAAACCACATATTAAAGTTTACTAAAGGCATAATATTTGAGCTCTCTTTAAAAAATGAGTGAATAAATATTGTAAGGGTACAAAAAAGCATAGAGTAAAAAGTAACTTTTAAAGCTTCCATTTTTAGATATTGATTTATTATTACAATATAAATTGCATAACATAAAGATGATATAAATACTAAAAAAACTCCAAAAGAGCTAATATTTGCTCCATCACCTTTATAAAGTAAAACCACTCCTAAAAAAGCAAAAATTATAGATAAAATAGTAATTGTTGAGTTTTTCTCTTTAAAAAATAGAGCCATAATTATTGCTACAAAGATTGGATAGGTAAATAAGATTGTTGAAGCAAGCCCAGCATCCATATATAAAAATGAGTTAAAAAGGCTCAATGCTGAAACTCCAAATAGAAATCCCAAAAATAGTAAAATAGATAGCTCTTTTAATGATATTTTAAAAGATATTTTACGAAATAGCATAAAACATAATAAAGTTATAACAGCAAAACTAAATCTATAAAATATTACAGAGTTTACATTTAAACCCTCACTATATAGCATCAAAGCTCCTAATGGATTTGTACCATAAGCTATTGCTGAGATTATTGCAAAAAGAATCCCTTTTGTTTGTAGTGTCAAAATTAACCTTTAGATTTTTTCTAGGATTTTACTCTAAGAACTCTTATTTTAGGGTTTAAGAGATATTTTCATATAATTTATATTTAAATTTTAGGAGTAA
The Aliarcobacter faecis genome window above contains:
- a CDS encoding DNA alkylation repair protein; protein product: MAELLKNLYSKEFIEKLSNRAYLIYPKFEKKEFIDNIFNSTWENLELKARMRHISTTLDRFLPFIYKEQLEILKEVKEDFGGLEAMIFQDFVEVFGLDDIEESLKALEVFTINSSSEFAIREFILKYENQTMNQMKLWAKSKNEHIRRLASEGCRPRLPWAIALPKFKENPSKSFEIIELLKNDKSKYVQKSVANNLNDISKDNPELVIEFVKNNLGISKELDWICKHGSRTLLKLGNEKILELFDLKKANHINITNFSCDKDVSLGESLNFSFELNSNKTIGNIRVEYVIYYLKLNKSYFRKVFMISQNEIKSSSKKFIKKHNIKNMTTRKHYVGKHFISLLINGEEFVKEEFSVYDTSN
- the ybaK gene encoding Cys-tRNA(Pro) deacylase → MTPAINLLKKYKYDFKIHKYDHDPACTNFGNEAVEKLGLNANQVYKTLLVELSPKELVVCVLPVANQLSLKEVATIFEVKKAQMALKDEAQKVTGYLLGGISPLGQKRVLRTVLDESVRDFKTIFISGGKRGLDIEVNPKDLEEILKAKVGRITL
- a CDS encoding DMT family transporter, whose translation is MTLQTKGILFAIISAIAYGTNPLGALMLYSEGLNVNSVIFYRFSFAVITLLCFMLFRKISFKISLKELSILLFLGFLFGVSALSLFNSFLYMDAGLASTILFTYPIFVAIIMALFFKEKNSTITILSIIFAFLGVVLLYKGDGANISSFGVFLVFISSLCYAIYIVIINQYLKMEALKVTFYSMLFCTLTIFIHSFFKESSNIMPLVNFNMWFYTLFLALIPTIISLLLLVKSIQIIGSTSASILGALEPLTAVIIGVLIFGEKISFALIIGIFLILFGVFLIVLKDYLEKIFKIRG